The genomic DNA GAAAGAAAGAACGTAGGCGTGCTTGGATTGCTCGCTCTCTACAACTTTTACTACTTATTCTTTTCTTTGCACTATGGGAAATATCTAGCAAAAGAGAATGGATTGATCCTTTACTCTTTAGCTCTCCTTCAAGTATTTGGGATCTCTTCTTAACGAAATGGATCGACGGTTCACTTTGGGTCCACATATGGACGACATTGCTGGAAACGGGAGTAGGCTTCATTCTCGGAACAGTACTTGGTGCTATTATTGCAACGTTTCTTTGGTGGATGCCACTTCTAGCCCGCGTACTTGATCCTTATCTCGTCGTCCTAAATGCAATGCCAAAAGTTGCACTCGGTCCAATCATCATCGTTATTTTCGGTCCAAACATTTCATCTTCTATCGCAATGGGAGTAATCATTTCCATCATCATTACCATTCTCGTTATTTACAGTGCGTTTCAAGAAATCGATTCTAACTATATAAAAGTGATGGACACATTTGGCGCAAATAAATGGCAATGTTATAAGCAAGTCGTTCTCCCTGCATCCTTTCCAGCAATTATCTCAACGTTAAAAGTAAACGTTGGTTTATCCTGGGTCGGTGTTATTTTCGGAGAACTTCTCGTTTCCAAACAAGGACTTGGCTACTTAATTAGCTACGGATTCCAAGTCTTTAACTTCACACTCGT from Bacillus cereus G9842 includes the following:
- a CDS encoding ABC transporter permease, with product MDNIKQLHEQFRKKERRRAWIARSLQLLLLILFFALWEISSKREWIDPLLFSSPSSIWDLFLTKWIDGSLWVHIWTTLLETGVGFILGTVLGAIIATFLWWMPLLARVLDPYLVVLNAMPKVALGPIIIVIFGPNISSSIAMGVIISIIITILVIYSAFQEIDSNYIKVMDTFGANKWQCYKQVVLPASFPAIISTLKVNVGLSWVGVIFGELLVSKQGLGYLISYGFQVFNFTLVLLSVLLTCVLATLMYVFVEAFEKILIGKRKRS